The Cystobacter fuscus DSM 2262 genome window below encodes:
- a CDS encoding S1 family peptidase yields MPAVDTGLSAVRDAATSALITLDMPNRRGVGFVATPGGQLVTNLHMVAGYEEISALLADGRLLQVEQVIAFDEKHDLAVLQLPVSNLPALRLESGGMLPVEGDPVFILHPAPGTPPFLLETRVRSEQVLDESFTFLELEAILPEDVSGSPVLDGTGAWIGVATCAFADGRPVTIVIPSRYVLPLLERTDVLPLSTLGLARPAASRQRQIPTHSLSMLEGCAPDVLEEVAYTLLRAIQLGAPLYNRGDAAACYRLYAHTAERLIRERPDCPGIQDALRHGLERCARSQGADACAWALRDTLDGLLGVIGRWLQAQSALAYRAAPKAYLQ; encoded by the coding sequence ATGCCCGCCGTCGACACCGGCCTGTCCGCCGTCCGGGACGCCGCCACTTCCGCGCTCATCACCCTGGACATGCCGAACCGGCGGGGAGTCGGTTTCGTGGCCACCCCGGGAGGTCAACTCGTCACCAACCTCCACATGGTGGCCGGCTACGAGGAGATCTCTGCGCTGCTCGCCGACGGGCGCCTGCTCCAGGTGGAGCAGGTCATCGCCTTCGACGAGAAGCATGACCTGGCCGTACTCCAGCTCCCCGTGAGCAACCTGCCCGCCCTGCGGCTCGAGTCGGGGGGGATGCTCCCCGTGGAGGGCGATCCCGTCTTCATCCTCCACCCCGCCCCGGGCACTCCGCCCTTCCTCCTGGAGACCCGGGTGCGCTCGGAGCAGGTCCTCGACGAAAGTTTCACCTTCCTCGAACTGGAGGCCATCCTGCCCGAGGACGTCTCGGGCAGCCCGGTGCTGGACGGCACGGGCGCGTGGATTGGCGTGGCCACCTGTGCCTTCGCGGATGGGCGGCCCGTCACCATCGTCATCCCCTCGCGCTACGTCCTGCCGCTGCTGGAGCGCACGGACGTCCTGCCCCTGTCCACCCTCGGTCTCGCCCGGCCCGCGGCCTCGCGCCAGCGGCAGATTCCCACCCACTCCCTGTCCATGCTGGAGGGGTGCGCCCCGGACGTGTTGGAGGAGGTGGCCTACACCCTCCTGCGGGCCATCCAGCTCGGCGCGCCCCTCTACAACCGCGGGGACGCGGCCGCCTGCTACCGCCTGTACGCCCACACCGCCGAGCGCCTCATCCGCGAGCGCCCCGACTGTCCCGGCATCCAGGATGCCCTGCGCCACGGGTTGGAGCGGTGCGCGCGGTCGCAGGGCGCGGACGCGTGCGCCTGGGCCCTGCGGGACACGCTCGACGGCCTGCTGGGCGTCATCGGCCGCTGGCTCCAGGCCCAGTCCGCGCTCGCCTACCGGGCGGCGCCCAAGGCCTATCTGCAATGA
- a CDS encoding ATP-binding protein — MRALLVPSASIDLSSVELLVRQLGMTPTRRSDDEAAITAFRQSPFPLVLMGMDDEGDRIVLVRALRASPNGAQAAIVLVARPEQLEGLASMIDAGVDDFLMLPLDETAAMLRLQLAERRLAERPAPLPENFELDGLCAVLLRESPLATCITTREGNAFVEVNEAFTRLFGYSREEMLWRTARDLDLWESPIEQERLAARMREQGMVRGVESRVRTKSGELRDVLVYVGIAEYAGTPHIVTLFPDVTERKLMQARLQLADRMASVGTLAAGVAHEINNPLAYVLANLGYAHGELSRQLSRGAPGVLQPVSTALGEALHGAERVQTIVGDLKTFSRESTAEQFHAVNVRKVLDSTLNLAAAEIRHRAKLVKNYGEDVPPIHGNESRLGQVFLNLLVNAVQSLPSDGDAEQHEIRVTTRLDASGQVAVEIADTGAGIAPELMGRIFDPFFTTKPPGVGTGLGLSICHNLITAMGGELHVFSDLGRGTTFQVLMPSSREPIVPALLEPVPEYSGGPRGRVLVIDDEPLLCSALERILRPHHDVVFTTLAAEVLPRLEAGERFDLILCDLMMPRMNGMDFHAALHRLRPELTGRVIFLTGGAFTPQAKAFLERVPNRRVEKPFNARTLLEITREVLTSVG, encoded by the coding sequence ATGAGGGCCCTGCTGGTTCCATCCGCGAGCATCGATCTGTCGTCCGTGGAGTTGCTGGTGCGCCAGCTCGGGATGACGCCCACCCGGCGCAGTGACGACGAAGCCGCCATCACCGCCTTCCGCCAGTCCCCCTTCCCCCTGGTGCTCATGGGGATGGATGACGAGGGAGACCGCATCGTGCTGGTGCGCGCGCTCCGGGCCTCTCCCAACGGGGCCCAGGCCGCCATCGTGCTGGTGGCCCGCCCCGAGCAGCTCGAGGGGCTCGCGTCGATGATCGACGCCGGGGTGGACGACTTCCTGATGCTGCCCCTGGACGAGACGGCGGCGATGCTCCGGCTGCAACTGGCCGAGCGCCGCCTGGCCGAGCGGCCCGCGCCCCTGCCGGAGAACTTCGAGTTGGATGGGCTGTGCGCGGTGCTGCTGCGCGAGAGCCCCCTGGCCACCTGCATCACCACGCGCGAGGGCAATGCCTTCGTCGAGGTGAACGAGGCCTTCACGCGGCTGTTCGGCTACTCGCGCGAGGAGATGCTCTGGCGCACGGCGCGCGACCTGGACTTGTGGGAGTCACCCATCGAGCAGGAGCGGCTGGCGGCGCGCATGCGCGAGCAGGGCATGGTGCGCGGAGTGGAGTCGCGCGTGCGCACCAAGAGCGGCGAGCTGCGCGACGTGCTCGTCTACGTGGGCATCGCCGAGTACGCGGGCACGCCGCACATCGTGACGCTGTTCCCGGACGTCACCGAGCGCAAGCTGATGCAGGCGCGGCTGCAGCTCGCCGACCGCATGGCGTCGGTGGGCACGCTGGCGGCCGGCGTGGCGCACGAAATCAACAACCCGCTGGCGTACGTGCTGGCCAACCTCGGCTATGCCCATGGCGAGCTGTCGCGGCAGCTCTCGCGGGGAGCACCCGGGGTGCTCCAGCCCGTGAGCACCGCGCTCGGCGAGGCGCTGCATGGAGCCGAGCGGGTACAGACCATCGTCGGCGATCTCAAGACGTTCTCGCGTGAGTCGACCGCCGAGCAGTTCCACGCGGTGAACGTGCGCAAGGTGCTGGACTCCACGCTCAACCTGGCGGCCGCGGAGATCCGCCACCGGGCGAAGCTGGTGAAGAACTACGGGGAGGACGTGCCCCCGATCCACGGCAACGAGTCACGCCTGGGCCAGGTGTTCCTCAACCTGCTGGTCAACGCCGTGCAGTCACTGCCCTCGGATGGGGACGCGGAGCAGCACGAGATCCGCGTCACCACGCGCCTGGACGCGAGCGGCCAGGTGGCGGTGGAGATCGCCGACACCGGAGCGGGCATCGCCCCGGAGCTGATGGGCCGCATCTTCGATCCCTTCTTCACCACCAAGCCACCCGGCGTGGGCACGGGCCTGGGCCTGTCCATCTGCCACAACCTCATCACCGCGATGGGCGGGGAGCTGCACGTGTTCAGCGACCTGGGCCGGGGCACCACCTTCCAGGTGCTGATGCCCTCCTCGCGCGAGCCCATCGTGCCCGCGCTGCTCGAGCCCGTGCCGGAGTACAGCGGAGGGCCGCGGGGCCGCGTGCTGGTCATCGACGACGAGCCCCTGTTGTGCTCGGCGCTCGAGCGGATTCTGCGGCCGCACCACGACGTGGTGTTCACCACGCTGGCGGCCGAGGTGCTGCCCCGGCTGGAGGCCGGCGAGCGCTTCGATCTCATCCTGTGTGACTTGATGATGCCGAGGATGAACGGGATGGACTTCCACGCGGCGCTGCACCGGCTGCGGCCGGAGCTCACCGGCCGGGTCATCTTCCTCACCGGAGGCGCCTTCACCCCGCAGGCCAAGGCCTTCCTGGAGCGGGTGCCCAACCGCCGGGTGGAGAAGCCCTTCAACGCGCGCACGCTGCTGGAGATCACCCGCGAGGTGCTCACCTCCGTGGGGTGA
- a CDS encoding adenylate/guanylate cyclase domain-containing protein has translation MQLIVNPGLLDERVVDLPEGTTTIGRTQESSLCVLHMSLSRRHALLVREAERVLLTDLDSKNGTLVDEVRLEKFTPRELKAGESFRCGEVRFTLVSPVASEPLAPTQVQPLNTRFSPAAMDELLERVPESSSGSALRVKRASHENRANEKLQVLLKVSQLLSSPGQIETLLERILDLVFQIMEVDRVAILLVDPSTGALRPRVARVSTGEAPEGAFYSQRIVDYVRTHSVAALFSDAWMDPRLNDAASVVLQSIRASMCAPLKPRDEVLGVLYVDNLSRADGFSQEDLEFLTAFANQAAIALDNSLLAQKLAEEAVMRNAYARFFPPATLKKLSMARGGPLETIETEVTVLFSDISGFTKLSSELEPRQVVDLLNDYFPVMAEIVFRHEGTLEKYIGDALMAVWGAPFAHPDDATRAVRAAVEMQRALAGLNARWRERGWPELSIHVGLNTGRVAAGNIGSEQYLQYATIGDATNVASRVCSVAVEGQVVMSQATFERWLERDWNVTPLPPTPVKGKQEPLTLYRVEWNVPPPEWS, from the coding sequence ATGCAGCTCATCGTGAACCCAGGACTGTTGGACGAGCGGGTCGTCGACCTGCCCGAGGGCACCACGACCATTGGCCGCACGCAGGAGAGCAGCCTGTGTGTGCTGCACATGAGCCTGTCGCGGCGGCACGCGTTGCTCGTGCGCGAGGCGGAGCGCGTGCTGCTGACGGACCTGGACAGCAAGAACGGGACGTTGGTGGACGAGGTGCGTCTGGAGAAGTTCACGCCCCGGGAGTTGAAGGCGGGGGAGTCCTTCCGGTGTGGCGAGGTGCGGTTCACGCTGGTGTCCCCGGTGGCGAGCGAGCCGCTGGCGCCCACGCAGGTGCAGCCGCTCAACACCCGCTTCTCCCCCGCGGCCATGGACGAGCTGCTCGAGCGTGTCCCCGAGTCCTCGTCGGGCTCGGCGCTCCGGGTGAAGCGCGCGTCGCACGAGAATCGGGCCAACGAGAAGCTCCAGGTGTTGCTCAAGGTGAGCCAGTTGCTGTCCTCGCCCGGGCAGATCGAGACGCTGCTCGAGCGCATCCTGGACCTGGTCTTCCAGATCATGGAGGTGGACCGGGTGGCCATCCTGCTGGTGGATCCCTCCACCGGAGCGCTGCGTCCGCGGGTGGCGCGGGTGTCCACGGGCGAGGCCCCCGAGGGGGCGTTCTACAGCCAGCGCATCGTCGACTATGTGCGCACCCACAGCGTGGCGGCGCTCTTCTCGGACGCGTGGATGGATCCCCGGCTCAACGACGCCGCTTCTGTGGTGTTGCAGTCCATCCGCGCGTCCATGTGCGCCCCGCTCAAGCCCCGCGACGAGGTGCTGGGCGTGTTGTACGTGGACAACCTGTCGCGCGCCGACGGCTTCAGCCAGGAGGATCTCGAGTTCCTCACCGCCTTCGCCAACCAGGCCGCCATCGCGCTGGACAACTCGCTCCTGGCGCAGAAGCTGGCGGAAGAGGCCGTGATGCGCAACGCCTACGCGCGCTTCTTTCCCCCCGCCACGCTCAAGAAGCTGAGCATGGCCCGGGGCGGCCCGCTGGAGACGATCGAGACCGAGGTGACGGTGCTCTTCTCGGACATCAGCGGCTTCACCAAGCTCTCCTCCGAGCTCGAGCCCCGGCAGGTGGTGGATCTGCTCAACGACTACTTCCCGGTGATGGCGGAGATCGTCTTCCGGCACGAGGGGACGCTGGAGAAGTACATCGGAGACGCGCTGATGGCGGTGTGGGGCGCGCCCTTCGCGCATCCGGATGACGCGACGCGGGCGGTGCGCGCGGCCGTGGAGATGCAGCGGGCCCTGGCGGGACTGAACGCGCGCTGGCGCGAGCGGGGCTGGCCCGAGTTGAGCATCCACGTGGGGTTGAACACGGGCCGGGTGGCGGCGGGCAACATCGGCTCCGAGCAGTATTTGCAGTACGCCACCATCGGCGACGCCACCAACGTCGCCAGCCGGGTGTGCTCCGTGGCGGTCGAGGGACAAGTCGTCATGAGCCAGGCGACCTTCGAGCGCTGGCTCGAGCGCGACTGGAACGTCACCCCCCTGCCGCCCACCCCCGTGAAGGGCAAGCAGGAGCCCCTCACGCTCTACCGGGTGGAGTGGAACGTCCCGCCGCCCGAGTGGTCCTGA
- a CDS encoding Crp/Fnr family transcriptional regulator, which produces MSYTELLSKVPLFSSLEPGDLEQLSARLRPRRLGAGEVLFHRGDMGTDLYVILEGEVTIRLSAADGKEVSLALLGRGDAFGELALLDDAPRSTDAVARKDTELLSLQREAFRQFLQERPQVMPKLLAELSQLVRRVTRAVHDANFLDARARLARVLLDLAQSRGRPGAQGVAISSRLTQSELANLCGLTRESTNRWLRFYAREGLLTYEDGVITLLDPEDLSLNAD; this is translated from the coding sequence ATGTCCTACACGGAACTCCTCTCGAAGGTTCCCCTCTTTTCCTCCCTGGAGCCGGGTGACCTGGAGCAGCTCTCCGCCCGGCTCCGACCCCGACGGCTGGGCGCCGGGGAGGTCCTCTTCCACCGGGGGGACATGGGCACGGACCTGTACGTCATCCTCGAGGGCGAGGTGACCATCCGCCTGAGCGCGGCGGACGGCAAGGAGGTCTCCCTGGCGCTGTTGGGCCGGGGGGATGCCTTCGGGGAGCTGGCCCTGCTCGACGACGCCCCCCGCTCCACGGACGCCGTGGCGCGCAAGGACACGGAGTTGTTGAGCCTCCAACGAGAGGCCTTCCGGCAGTTCCTCCAGGAGCGGCCCCAGGTGATGCCCAAGCTGCTGGCCGAGCTGAGCCAGTTGGTGCGGCGGGTCACCCGGGCGGTGCACGACGCGAACTTCCTGGATGCGCGGGCCCGGCTGGCGCGCGTGCTGTTGGACCTGGCCCAGAGCCGGGGCAGGCCCGGCGCCCAGGGGGTGGCCATCTCCTCCCGGCTGACCCAGAGCGAGCTGGCCAACCTGTGCGGCCTCACGCGCGAGAGCACCAACCGATGGTTGCGCTTCTACGCGCGCGAGGGGCTGCTCACCTACGAGGACGGCGTCATCACCCTGTTGGATCCCGAGGACCTGAGCCTCAACGCCGACTGA
- a CDS encoding M18 family aminopeptidase: protein MTASASASDAAAQDLLAFIDASPTPYHAVAEASRRLTAQGYRALDEREPWDLKPGDKFFVTRGDTSIAAFHLGHTPVDRAGFRLVGAHTDSPNLRVKPQPQAGRAGYHQLGVEVYGGVLFSTWMDRDLSLAGRVVTARDGKLAHHLVDFRRPLLRIPNLAIHLNRTVNTDGLKLNAQEHLVPVLALERSGAVDLKALLVEELARHSVQASAGDLLGYDLCLYDTQPSTRSGAFGEFLHAPRLDNLASSHAGLSALLALESPGAATRGVVLYDHEECGSVSAQGAASPFLKDLLERMTHAHSDGRRDAFHRAMRHSFLVSADMAHAVHPNYASMHEPKHQPLLGGGPVIKSNVNQSYATDGETWAWFALCCREAGVVPQNFVTRTDLGCGSTIGPISAGELGIRTVDVGSPMLSMHSIREMAAAADVAAMISVLRQHYSR, encoded by the coding sequence ATGACCGCTTCCGCTTCCGCTTCCGACGCCGCCGCCCAGGATCTGCTGGCCTTCATCGATGCCTCGCCCACGCCCTACCACGCCGTGGCCGAGGCGAGCCGCCGCCTCACCGCCCAGGGCTACCGGGCCCTGGACGAGCGCGAGCCCTGGGACTTGAAGCCCGGTGACAAGTTCTTCGTCACCCGGGGCGATACCAGCATCGCCGCCTTCCACCTGGGCCACACGCCCGTGGATCGCGCGGGCTTCCGCCTCGTGGGGGCCCACACCGACTCGCCCAACCTGCGCGTCAAGCCCCAGCCCCAGGCGGGACGCGCCGGCTACCACCAGCTCGGCGTGGAGGTGTATGGCGGCGTGCTCTTCAGCACGTGGATGGATCGGGACTTGTCGCTCGCCGGCCGCGTGGTGACGGCCAGGGACGGCAAGCTCGCGCACCACCTGGTGGACTTCCGCCGTCCGCTCCTGCGCATCCCCAACCTCGCCATCCACCTCAACCGCACCGTCAACACCGACGGCCTCAAGCTCAACGCCCAGGAGCACCTGGTGCCGGTGCTCGCCCTGGAGCGCTCGGGGGCGGTGGACTTGAAGGCGCTGCTCGTCGAGGAGCTGGCGCGCCACTCCGTCCAGGCCAGCGCGGGGGACCTCCTCGGCTATGACCTGTGCCTCTACGACACGCAGCCCTCCACCCGCTCGGGCGCGTTCGGCGAGTTCCTCCATGCGCCGCGCCTGGACAACCTGGCCAGCAGCCACGCGGGCCTGTCCGCGCTGCTCGCCCTGGAGTCACCGGGGGCGGCCACCCGGGGCGTCGTCCTCTATGATCACGAGGAGTGCGGCAGCGTGAGCGCCCAGGGCGCCGCGTCCCCCTTCTTGAAGGATCTGCTCGAGCGGATGACCCACGCGCACTCGGATGGACGGCGGGACGCGTTCCACCGCGCCATGCGCCACTCCTTCCTGGTATCGGCGGACATGGCGCACGCGGTGCACCCCAACTACGCGTCCATGCACGAGCCCAAGCACCAGCCACTGCTGGGCGGGGGGCCCGTCATCAAGTCCAACGTCAACCAGTCCTACGCCACCGACGGCGAGACGTGGGCCTGGTTCGCGCTGTGCTGCCGGGAGGCGGGGGTGGTGCCGCAGAACTTCGTCACGCGCACGGACCTGGGCTGTGGCAGCACCATCGGCCCCATCTCCGCGGGCGAGCTGGGCATCCGCACCGTGGACGTGGGCAGCCCCATGCTCTCCATGCACTCCATCCGTGAGATGGCCGCCGCGGCGGACGTGGCGGCGATGATCTCCGTGCTGCGCCAGCACTACTCGCGCTGA
- a CDS encoding NADH:flavin oxidoreductase/NADH oxidase — translation MSKLFEPITLRGVQARNRTVVSPMCQYSAVDGVASDYHLSHLGRFALGGFGIVFVEATGVSPEGRITHGDVGLWNDEQEAALTRVAALLKAQGAVPAIQLAHAGRKASAQRPWQGDGPLTQADVAARGEKEGPWRTVAPSALPHAEGWHVPEALTEQGLERLRGAWRSAAQRALRAGFDIVELHFAHGYLLNEFLSPISNQRTDRYGGSRENRMRFPLELVEIVRAVWPQDKPVFVRVSAIDGVEGGWTLDDTVVFARELEARGVDVLDCSSAGIANRYNGPVGPGYQVAYAERVRQETGLASMAVGAITEPAQAEAIVAEGRADLVALAREALADSQWAQRARRSLGADPLDFTDWPVQSGFWLRNRERSRLKHQR, via the coding sequence ATGTCGAAACTCTTCGAGCCCATCACCTTGCGCGGAGTCCAGGCCCGCAACCGCACCGTGGTCTCGCCCATGTGCCAGTACTCGGCGGTGGACGGAGTCGCGAGCGACTACCACCTCAGCCACCTGGGCCGCTTCGCGCTGGGCGGGTTTGGCATCGTGTTCGTGGAGGCCACGGGTGTCTCGCCCGAGGGCCGCATCACCCACGGCGACGTGGGCCTGTGGAACGACGAGCAGGAGGCGGCGCTCACCCGCGTCGCGGCCCTGCTCAAGGCCCAGGGCGCGGTGCCCGCGATCCAGCTCGCCCACGCGGGGCGCAAGGCCTCGGCGCAGCGCCCCTGGCAGGGGGATGGTCCCCTGACCCAGGCCGACGTGGCGGCGCGCGGGGAGAAGGAAGGACCCTGGCGGACGGTGGCCCCCAGTGCCCTGCCCCACGCCGAGGGCTGGCACGTGCCCGAGGCGCTGACGGAGCAGGGGCTCGAACGCTTGCGTGGAGCCTGGCGCTCCGCCGCGCAGCGCGCCCTGCGGGCGGGCTTCGACATCGTCGAGCTGCACTTCGCGCATGGCTACCTGCTCAACGAGTTCCTCTCGCCCATCTCCAACCAGCGCACGGACCGCTACGGCGGCAGCCGGGAGAACCGGATGCGCTTCCCGCTCGAGCTCGTGGAGATCGTCCGCGCGGTGTGGCCCCAGGACAAGCCCGTCTTCGTCCGGGTGTCCGCGATCGACGGCGTGGAGGGGGGCTGGACGCTCGATGACACGGTGGTCTTCGCCCGGGAGCTCGAGGCCCGGGGCGTCGACGTGCTCGACTGTTCGTCGGCGGGGATCGCCAACCGCTACAACGGCCCGGTGGGCCCGGGCTACCAGGTGGCCTACGCCGAGCGTGTGCGTCAGGAGACGGGTCTGGCCTCCATGGCGGTGGGGGCCATCACCGAGCCGGCGCAGGCGGAGGCGATCGTGGCGGAGGGCAGGGCGGACCTCGTGGCGCTGGCCCGCGAGGCGCTCGCCGACTCCCAGTGGGCCCAGCGGGCCCGGCGCTCGTTGGGGGCGGATCCGCTCGACTTCACGGACTGGCCCGTCCAGTCGGGCTTCTGGCTGCGCAACCGGGAGCGCTCGCGTCTCAAGCACCAGCGCTAG
- the radC gene encoding RadC family protein — MERRAVLAAVGREGSVGEGSVRDRPGEADDTRERLFRLGASALTDPELLGVLLGGGARMRALAETLLATKGGLKALVQQEPRELSARPGMGATRTAQVLAALEWGRRAQRASERRPRLRTPREISTYLAPHLSALRREVFHVLCFNARNVLLLDARVAEGTINACMVDPREVFAAAITSRATAIVLAHNHPSGDPEPSGQDLSLTAQLIEAGRVLGIKVLDHVVIGDGSYSSLVERGELPRMCGEKTSWGMAGERG, encoded by the coding sequence ATGGAACGGCGGGCGGTGTTGGCGGCGGTGGGGCGGGAGGGCTCCGTGGGGGAGGGGTCGGTGAGGGACAGGCCCGGGGAGGCGGATGATACCCGGGAGCGTCTCTTCCGGTTGGGGGCGTCGGCCCTCACCGACCCGGAACTCCTGGGCGTGTTGTTGGGAGGGGGAGCGCGCATGCGAGCGCTGGCCGAGACACTGCTCGCCACGAAGGGGGGACTCAAGGCGCTGGTGCAGCAGGAGCCGCGGGAGCTGAGCGCGCGGCCCGGAATGGGCGCGACGCGCACGGCCCAGGTGCTGGCGGCACTGGAGTGGGGACGCCGGGCACAACGTGCCTCCGAGCGCCGGCCGCGCCTGCGCACCCCGAGGGAGATCTCCACGTACCTGGCGCCGCACCTGAGCGCGCTGCGGCGCGAGGTCTTCCACGTGCTGTGCTTCAACGCGCGCAACGTGCTGCTGCTGGACGCCCGGGTGGCCGAGGGCACCATCAACGCGTGCATGGTGGACCCGCGCGAGGTGTTCGCCGCGGCCATCACCTCGCGCGCCACGGCCATCGTGCTGGCGCACAACCATCCCTCGGGTGACCCGGAACCCTCCGGGCAGGACCTGAGCCTCACCGCCCAGCTCATCGAGGCGGGCCGGGTGCTGGGCATCAAGGTGTTGGACCACGTGGTGATTGGGGATGGGAGCTACAGCTCGCTGGTGGAGCGGGGGGAGCTGCCACGGATGTGCGGGGAGAAGACGTCATGGGGCATGGCGGGAGAGCGTGGATGA